The following are encoded in a window of Camarhynchus parvulus unplaced genomic scaffold, STF_HiC, whole genome shotgun sequence genomic DNA:
- the SSR4 gene encoding translocon-associated protein subunit delta yields the protein MAGAGALPLLLLLLAAAGAAGEPCPEPTIAPSYYTTSDAVIASESVFVVEISLVCKNGAQNVALYADVNGKQFPVTRGQDVGRYQVSWSLEHRQAQSGTYEVKFFDEESYSALRKAQRNNEDVSRIRPLFTVSVEHRGAWNGPWVSTEVVAAAIGLVVYYLAFSTKSSIQA from the exons ATGGCGGGTGCCGGGGCgctcccgctgctgctgctgctgctggcggcggccggggccgcgg gtgagCCGTGCCCCGAGCCCACCATCGCCCCCTCCTATTACACCACCTCGGACGCCGTCATCGCCTCCGAGAGCGTCTTCGTGGTGGAGATCTCCCTGGTCTGCAAAAACGGCGCCCAG AACGTGGCTCTGTACGCTGATGTCAACGGGAAGCAGTTCCCAGTGACCCGAGGGCAGGACGTGGGCAGGTACCAG GTGTCGTGGAGCCTGGAGCACCGCCAGGCCCAGTCGGGCACCTACGAGGTGAAATTCTTTGATGAGGAATCCTACAGCGCCCTGCGCAAG GCTCAGCGGAACAACGAGGACGTGTCGCGGATCCGGCCGCTCTTCACCGTCAGCGTCGAGCACAGG GGGGCCTGGAACGGGCCCTGGGTGTCCACGGAGGTGGTGGCAGCTGCCATTGGGCTCGTGGTTTATTACCTGGCCTTCAGCACCAAGAGCAGCATCCaggcctaa